The following coding sequences lie in one Sphingomonas sp. M1-B02 genomic window:
- a CDS encoding MFS transporter, whose translation MLNNIDRQMLGLIKPLLDQEFGWPGGTYSRITAASQISAALCLPLMGWIADKVSARHCLAWGVAAWSALTAAQAMASGMQSMLIVRVSLTGAEAIGTPAALKMLGRLAPARRRAFALGLFNMAPSLGAMIGPVVVPLLAWSFGWRWAALAMGGLGLLWVLWWLRVAPADPAPVMPEPGIARHDDAVLRRPATWLLIAAKGLTDQLWWVFLYWLPVFLHQSGSDSVTGWAGSVTGIYIWAALGSLIGAFVLPHWRSGPSLRAQLSIAVCSLAVAGLLLLATAPVAVVSVAAFALAIFGHQVISVLIFSQISDNRHRARTGTIAGIAAFVGNMLAVGSVTLVGQSVAAGMGQAPALIGLAAAYALGGACMVAARMLSARRSNCSPRLSDYSAAGDHADGPVLMP comes from the coding sequence ATGCTCAACAACATCGATCGCCAGATGCTGGGCTTGATCAAACCGCTGCTCGATCAAGAGTTCGGCTGGCCCGGCGGCACCTATAGTCGGATCACTGCGGCGTCGCAGATATCCGCCGCACTGTGCTTGCCCTTGATGGGCTGGATCGCCGACAAGGTGTCGGCACGCCATTGCCTGGCATGGGGCGTCGCAGCCTGGAGCGCGCTGACCGCGGCGCAGGCGATGGCGTCCGGCATGCAGTCCATGCTGATCGTCCGCGTCTCGCTCACCGGTGCCGAAGCGATCGGTACGCCGGCGGCACTGAAGATGCTGGGCAGGCTCGCCCCCGCGCGACGGCGGGCGTTCGCACTCGGACTTTTTAACATGGCGCCAAGCCTTGGCGCGATGATCGGCCCGGTGGTGGTCCCGCTGCTCGCCTGGTCGTTCGGCTGGCGGTGGGCGGCGCTCGCCATGGGTGGGCTGGGGCTGCTGTGGGTCCTCTGGTGGCTTCGGGTCGCCCCCGCCGATCCAGCGCCGGTCATGCCGGAGCCGGGTATCGCGCGGCATGACGATGCTGTGCTCCGCAGGCCCGCCACGTGGCTGCTGATCGCCGCCAAGGGACTGACCGATCAGCTCTGGTGGGTGTTTCTCTACTGGCTTCCTGTCTTTCTGCATCAGAGCGGGAGCGATAGCGTGACGGGATGGGCAGGCAGCGTGACAGGCATCTATATCTGGGCCGCGCTCGGAAGCCTGATCGGTGCCTTTGTCCTACCGCACTGGCGCAGCGGCCCTTCGCTCCGGGCGCAGCTTTCGATCGCGGTGTGCAGCCTGGCGGTGGCAGGCCTGCTACTTCTCGCGACCGCGCCGGTGGCGGTCGTGAGCGTCGCCGCCTTCGCGCTTGCGATCTTCGGACATCAGGTGATCTCCGTCCTGATCTTCTCGCAGATCAGCGACAATCGGCATCGTGCGCGTACGGGAACGATCGCCGGCATTGCTGCCTTTGTCGGCAACATGCTTGCCGTCGGATCGGTAACGCTGGTCGGTCAGTCGGTAGCCGCCGGGATGGGCCAGGCGCCGGCGCTGATCGGGCTGGCGGCGGCATATGCCCTAGGTGGGGCCTGCATGGTCGCAGCGAGAATGCTGAGTGCCCGACGGTCAAACTGCTCCCCGCGCCTCTCCGATTATTCAGCGGCCGGTGACCATGCTGATGGGCCGGTCCTGATGCCGTAG
- a CDS encoding FadR/GntR family transcriptional regulator gives MKMATKPIDELDGVSQFAQTLTRNLVDTVGAAIVRGEYEGQPFPTEAELSKTHGISRSVTREAIKMVTAKGLLIARPKVGTFVQPEESWNLFDVDVLRWLMEQKLSNALLREFNELRMTVEPHAAALAARRATPAQVTAIGLGLTHMREAAEGNGNPLSADIDFHVAVLRASGNPFLSQFREIVTIALRTSIRVTNQQAGGKACIGDHEAVYMAIAAGKPELAREAMAKLIGDVLDFINRSPARD, from the coding sequence ATGAAGATGGCGACCAAGCCGATCGACGAATTGGATGGCGTAAGTCAGTTCGCCCAGACGCTGACTCGCAACCTGGTGGATACGGTTGGCGCAGCGATCGTTCGCGGCGAATATGAAGGGCAGCCTTTCCCGACCGAGGCGGAACTGAGCAAGACGCACGGCATCAGCCGCTCGGTGACGCGCGAAGCCATCAAGATGGTCACCGCCAAGGGGTTACTGATCGCGCGCCCGAAAGTCGGGACCTTCGTCCAGCCAGAGGAAAGCTGGAACCTGTTCGACGTCGATGTCCTGCGCTGGCTGATGGAACAGAAATTGTCCAACGCCTTGCTACGCGAGTTCAACGAATTGCGCATGACGGTCGAGCCCCACGCCGCGGCCCTGGCAGCGCGCCGCGCTACCCCTGCGCAGGTTACGGCGATCGGGTTGGGCCTCACCCACATGCGCGAAGCCGCCGAGGGAAATGGCAATCCGCTGAGCGCGGACATCGATTTCCACGTCGCGGTGCTCCGCGCGTCCGGCAATCCGTTTCTGTCCCAATTCCGGGAAATCGTGACGATCGCTTTGCGAACCTCGATCCGAGTGACCAATCAGCAGGCGGGTGGCAAGGCGTGCATCGGCGACCATGAAGCGGTCTACATGGCCATCGCTGCCGGGAAGCCTGAACTGGCCAGAGAAGCCATGGCCAAGCTGATCGGCGACGTGCTCGATTTCATCAACCGCTCGCCGGCCCGAGACTGA